A stretch of Campylobacter volucris DNA encodes these proteins:
- a CDS encoding efflux RND transporter permease subunit, which yields MFSKFFIERPVFACVVSIIISLAGLIGLYSLPVEQYPSLTPPAVKVSATYAGADAQTVAQTVAIPLEDAINGVENMIYMDSTSSSSGEMTLSVYFNIGTDPDQATVDVNNRISAAMAKLPEEVKKTGVSVRKTGTNILEIASLYSPDGSMDVLEVYNYAALNILDDLARVPGVGNAAAVGSRNYSMRIWLNPDLLNRYQITATDVIAAVREQNAQYATGKIGQEPVVEKSPYVYSVTMQGRLKNTKEFENIILRVNEDGSFLRLKDVAEVALGSREYTFNGRLNGSSATPILIFLQTGANAVSTAELVHKKFEELSKNFPEGLAYKIPYDTTLFIKTSIKEVVKTFFEALILVVIVMYLFLKNFRSTIIPMIAVPVSILGTFAGLYILGFSINLLTLFALILAIGIVVDDAIIVVENVDRIIHEDPNISIKDATIKAMEEVAAPVVSIVLVLCAVFIPVSFISGFVGEIQKQFAITLAVSVTISGFVALTLTPSLCAIFLKRTHSEPFYIVKKFNDFFDWSVNVFGAGVAYILKRTVRFVLIFFIFLIGLVALFKIVPTSLVPEEDQGSFLSIVNLPAASSLNRTTQSVDALTEQIMKNENITNVVGLIGYDLFTGSLKENSAAMFINLKNWDDRDTSSFDIISMYNKQYFLNPNFQSYFFNLPPIQGLSLTGGFEMYAQNRSGKSYDEIQQDVNKLLEVANKRPELINVRTTLDTNFPQFKLDINRDKVKLYGLNLNDVFDTLSATIGTYYINDFSMLGKNYRVNISALGDFRNTQNALKNIFVRAKDGSMIALDSILTFSRSVGPDDVKRFNMFPSALIQGTPAPGYTSGQAINAIAQVAKETLGEDYSIAWAGSAYQEVTSSGAGQVAFALGLLFVFLILAAQYERWLMPLAVITAVPFAVFGSLLFVWLRGIDNDIYFQTGLLLLIGLSAKNAILIVEFAMEEHLKKGKSIFEASVNAAKLRFRPIIMTSLAFICGILPLVFAYGAGSASRHAIGTGVVGGMIAASTIAIFFVPLFFYLLESFNNWLDKKRGKTHA from the coding sequence ATGTTTTCTAAATTTTTCATAGAAAGACCTGTTTTTGCTTGTGTTGTTTCTATCATTATATCTTTGGCTGGACTTATTGGGCTTTATTCTTTACCTGTAGAGCAATACCCATCTTTAACTCCACCTGCTGTTAAAGTAAGTGCTACTTATGCAGGAGCTGATGCACAAACCGTGGCTCAAACAGTTGCAATACCTCTTGAAGATGCAATCAATGGGGTTGAAAATATGATTTATATGGATTCAACCTCAAGCTCATCTGGTGAAATGACTTTAAGTGTGTATTTTAACATCGGAACAGATCCTGATCAAGCAACAGTCGATGTTAATAACAGAATTTCAGCTGCTATGGCAAAACTTCCTGAAGAAGTAAAAAAAACCGGAGTTAGTGTTAGAAAAACCGGAACAAATATCTTAGAAATTGCAAGTTTATACTCACCTGATGGATCTATGGATGTACTAGAAGTATATAATTATGCTGCTTTGAATATTTTAGATGATCTTGCTAGGGTTCCTGGTGTAGGTAATGCTGCAGCAGTTGGCTCAAGAAATTATTCTATGAGAATTTGGTTAAATCCTGATTTACTAAATAGATATCAAATCACAGCCACAGATGTAATAGCAGCAGTTAGAGAACAAAATGCTCAATATGCAACAGGCAAAATAGGACAAGAACCTGTGGTAGAAAAATCTCCTTATGTGTATTCAGTAACTATGCAAGGAAGATTAAAAAATACCAAAGAATTTGAAAACATCATTTTAAGAGTTAATGAAGATGGATCATTTTTAAGATTAAAAGATGTAGCAGAAGTTGCCTTGGGCTCAAGAGAATACACTTTTAATGGAAGATTAAATGGTTCTAGTGCCACTCCTATATTAATCTTTTTACAAACTGGAGCAAATGCTGTTAGCACAGCAGAATTAGTTCATAAAAAATTTGAAGAACTTTCTAAAAATTTCCCTGAAGGCTTAGCATATAAAATTCCTTATGACACTACTTTATTTATCAAAACCTCTATTAAAGAAGTGGTAAAGACATTTTTTGAAGCATTAATCCTTGTTGTGATTGTGATGTATTTATTCTTAAAAAATTTCCGCTCGACCATCATCCCTATGATAGCCGTTCCAGTATCCATACTAGGAACTTTTGCTGGACTTTACATCTTAGGATTTAGCATCAACTTACTAACATTATTTGCACTTATTTTGGCTATTGGTATAGTTGTTGATGATGCGATTATTGTCGTTGAAAATGTCGATAGAATCATACATGAAGATCCAAATATCAGCATAAAAGATGCAACCATTAAAGCCATGGAAGAAGTCGCAGCTCCTGTTGTTTCTATAGTACTTGTGCTTTGTGCAGTTTTTATTCCCGTATCTTTTATATCAGGCTTTGTGGGAGAAATTCAAAAACAATTTGCAATCACCCTAGCTGTTTCGGTTACGATTTCAGGCTTTGTGGCATTAACACTAACTCCTTCTTTATGTGCGATATTTTTAAAAAGAACTCATAGCGAGCCTTTTTATATTGTAAAAAAATTCAATGATTTTTTTGATTGGTCTGTTAATGTTTTTGGTGCTGGGGTTGCTTATATACTAAAAAGAACCGTTAGATTTGTTTTAATTTTTTTCATATTTTTAATAGGATTAGTAGCATTATTTAAAATAGTACCAACTTCTTTGGTTCCTGAAGAAGATCAAGGTAGTTTTTTATCGATTGTCAATTTACCAGCTGCTTCTTCACTCAATAGAACAACCCAATCAGTTGATGCATTAACCGAACAAATAATGAAAAATGAAAATATCACAAATGTTGTTGGATTGATAGGTTATGACCTTTTTACAGGCTCATTAAAAGAAAATTCTGCAGCAATGTTTATCAATTTAAAAAATTGGGATGATAGAGATACAAGCAGTTTTGATATTATTAGTATGTATAATAAACAATATTTTTTAAATCCTAATTTTCAATCATACTTTTTCAACTTACCTCCTATACAAGGATTAAGCTTAACAGGTGGTTTTGAAATGTATGCTCAAAATCGTAGCGGTAAAAGCTATGATGAAATCCAACAAGATGTTAATAAATTATTAGAAGTAGCAAACAAACGCCCAGAACTCATCAATGTAAGAACAACTCTTGATACAAATTTTCCTCAATTTAAACTAGATATTAATCGCGACAAAGTAAAACTATATGGTTTGAATTTAAACGATGTTTTTGATACTTTAAGCGCCACCATAGGAACCTACTATATCAATGATTTTTCAATGCTAGGTAAAAACTATCGTGTTAATATTAGTGCATTAGGGGATTTTAGAAATACCCAAAATGCTTTAAAAAATATTTTTGTTAGGGCAAAAGATGGTTCTATGATAGCACTTGATAGCATTTTAACTTTTTCAAGAAGTGTTGGACCTGATGATGTAAAACGCTTTAATATGTTCCCTTCAGCACTAATCCAAGGAACCCCTGCACCAGGATATACCTCTGGTCAAGCAATCAATGCTATTGCACAAGTTGCAAAAGAAACGCTTGGTGAAGATTATTCCATAGCATGGGCTGGTTCAGCATATCAAGAAGTTACAAGCAGCGGAGCTGGTCAAGTTGCTTTTGCACTAGGACTTTTATTTGTATTTTTAATCCTAGCTGCACAATATGAAAGATGGCTTATGCCTTTAGCTGTTATCACAGCAGTGCCTTTTGCTGTTTTTGGTTCTTTGCTTTTTGTATGGCTAAGAGGTATAGACAATGACATATACTTTCAAACAGGACTTTTACTTTTGATAGGACTTTCTGCTAAAAACGCAATATTAATCGTAGAATTTGCAATGGAAGAGCACCTTAAAAAAGGCAAAAGCATTTTTGAAGCTTCGGTAAATGCAGCAAAATTAAGATTTAGACCTATTATAATGACTTCTTTGGCATTTATTTGTGGAATTTTACCTTTGGTTTTTGCTTATGGAGCAGGAAGTGCGAGTCGTCATGCTATAGGAACAGGAGTTGTTGGAGGTATGATAGCAGCTTCTACCATAGCAATATTTTTCGTGCCTTTGTTTTTCTATTTATTAGAAAGTTTTAACAATTGGCTTGATAAAAAAAGAGGTAAAACACATGCGTAA
- a CDS encoding replication-associated recombination protein A, with protein sequence MSNLNLKFRPKTLDEILGQENLVEIFKQFIFLSKLPHSIFFGPAGCGKTSFARAVANDFKVDFFEFDGGNFKLEDLRKILNNYDNSLYKPLIFIDEIHRLSKTQQEMLLVPLENQKCIFIGASTENPYFTLTSGIRSRTMLFEFKGLKNQDLEKLALKIQEKLQCKIDDDAKDFLITSSANDARSFLNLCEFALALNPTHIKLETLKKLRANVLSDGTSSKDTHYKLASSLIKSLRGSDVNASLYYLARLIDGGESADFIARRLVIFASEDISNANPQALNLATSTLIAVKNIGYPEARIILAQCVVFLASSPKSNSSYLAINSALNYVQNNPALKILPHLDNNHPQRKNYLYPHDFGGWVKQQYLEKNLKFYHSKGVGFEAQLDLWLKDMKKPKG encoded by the coding sequence ATGTCAAATTTAAATTTGAAATTTCGTCCTAAAACTCTTGATGAGATTTTAGGACAAGAAAATTTAGTAGAAATTTTTAAGCAATTTATCTTTCTTTCAAAACTTCCTCATAGTATATTTTTTGGTCCAGCAGGATGTGGAAAAACTTCTTTTGCAAGAGCTGTGGCAAATGATTTTAAAGTAGATTTTTTTGAATTTGATGGTGGAAATTTTAAGCTTGAAGATCTAAGAAAAATACTAAACAACTATGACAATTCTTTATACAAACCTTTAATTTTTATCGATGAAATTCACAGGCTCTCAAAAACCCAACAAGAAATGCTTTTAGTGCCTTTAGAAAATCAAAAGTGTATTTTCATAGGTGCAAGTACTGAAAATCCTTATTTTACTTTAACTTCAGGCATTAGAAGCAGGACTATGCTTTTTGAATTCAAAGGTTTAAAAAACCAAGATTTAGAAAAATTAGCTTTAAAAATTCAAGAAAAATTACAATGCAAAATCGATGATGATGCAAAAGATTTTTTAATCACTTCAAGTGCCAATGATGCTAGAAGTTTTTTAAATTTATGCGAATTTGCATTAGCATTAAATCCTACACATATCAAACTTGAAACTTTAAAAAAACTAAGAGCTAATGTTTTAAGCGATGGCACTTCAAGCAAAGATACGCATTATAAACTTGCAAGTTCTTTGATAAAAAGTCTAAGGGGAAGTGATGTAAATGCAAGTTTATATTATCTTGCAAGGTTGATTGATGGGGGAGAAAGTGCTGATTTTATCGCTAGAAGATTAGTTATCTTTGCTAGTGAAGATATCTCTAATGCAAATCCACAAGCACTAAATTTAGCCACAAGCACATTAATAGCTGTAAAAAACATAGGTTATCCTGAAGCTAGGATAATCTTAGCTCAATGTGTAGTTTTTTTAGCAAGTTCTCCTAAATCAAATTCAAGCTATCTAGCTATAAATTCTGCCCTAAATTATGTCCAAAACAACCCTGCTTTAAAAATCTTACCTCATCTTGATAATAATCACCCACAAAGAAAAAACTATCTTTACCCACATGATTTTGGAGGCTGGGTAAAACAACAATACTTAGAAAAAAATTTAAAATTTTATCATAGCAAAGGTGTAGGTTTTGAAGCGCAACTGGATTTGTGGTTAAAAGATATGAAAAAACCTAAAGGCTAA
- the lspA gene encoding signal peptidase II, with translation MLKIFPLKFWIIFAIVFALDQASKYLFLQGLGYKGEFFDLVLTYNTGVAFSMFAFLGAYLKYIQLIFIVVLFGYLFYQKEFLKTHLVAFAIMLSAGCSNLLDRFVHIGVVDFVFWHKWFEFAVFNLADVMINISVVLILIKEFLNKGEKC, from the coding sequence ATGCTTAAAATTTTTCCTTTGAAATTTTGGATTATTTTTGCTATTGTTTTTGCATTAGATCAAGCTAGCAAATATTTATTTTTACAAGGTTTAGGGTATAAAGGTGAATTTTTTGATTTGGTTTTGACTTATAATACAGGTGTAGCCTTTTCAATGTTTGCTTTTTTAGGTGCATATTTAAAATACATACAACTTATATTTATTGTGGTTTTGTTTGGATATTTGTTTTATCAAAAAGAATTTTTAAAAACCCATCTTGTGGCTTTTGCGATAATGCTAAGTGCAGGGTGTTCAAATTTATTAGATAGATTTGTTCATATTGGCGTGGTTGATTTTGTATTTTGGCACAAATGGTTTGAATTTGCTGTATTTAATCTAGCTGATGTGATGATAAATATTAGCGTGGTATTGATTTTGATAAAAGAATTTTTAAATAAAGGAGAGAAATGTTAG
- a CDS encoding coproporphyrinogen III oxidase family protein: MNFLQKTALAYSHKAMQKSLENGFDVKLLKTGQNKKVNPNKSYMLYAHIPFCHTFCPYCSFHKYYYDENLSKRYFESLREEIKQIKDKGFDFSSMYVGGGTTLINEEELAKTLELCKKLFNIKEISCETDPNHIEPKKLEIFKGLIDRLSCGIQSFDDDILKKVARYHKFGSSEQLQEKLSKAIGILPVMSLDLIFNFPSQTKEQLLKDLQIAKNLKPQQITTYPLMKSNLTKDNIAKTLGVSFEDNEFEFYKIIVDFFKDYERNNAWSFSLEKSSFNDEYVSSHHEYLGVGSGAFSFLDEELLINAFNLNDYSNLIKEKQNANIAKANFSKKEIIKYVFLTEMFAGKIEINKFNQTLNCDLEKDLFIELLGLKLSKAIKKENDTLYVSEFGRYLFMVLMKDFYTGMDLVRAVFRDDKRIKNKDHISIMHENVEPLNFKSMEFKG; the protein is encoded by the coding sequence ATGAATTTTTTACAAAAAACCGCACTTGCATATTCACATAAAGCTATGCAAAAATCTTTAGAAAATGGCTTTGATGTGAAACTTTTAAAAACAGGACAAAACAAAAAGGTAAATCCAAATAAATCTTATATGTTATACGCTCATATACCTTTTTGCCACACTTTTTGTCCATATTGTAGTTTTCACAAATATTACTATGATGAAAATTTATCAAAAAGATATTTTGAAAGCTTAAGAGAAGAAATTAAACAAATTAAAGATAAAGGTTTTGATTTTAGCTCCATGTATGTTGGAGGCGGTACTACTTTGATCAACGAAGAAGAACTAGCTAAAACTTTAGAACTTTGTAAAAAACTTTTTAATATCAAAGAAATTTCTTGCGAAACTGATCCTAATCATATAGAGCCAAAAAAATTAGAAATTTTTAAAGGATTGATCGATCGCTTAAGCTGTGGCATACAAAGTTTTGATGATGATATACTCAAAAAAGTAGCAAGATATCATAAATTTGGATCTAGTGAGCAATTACAAGAAAAACTTTCTAAGGCTATTGGAATTTTACCTGTAATGAGTCTTGATTTAATTTTTAATTTTCCAAGTCAAACCAAAGAACAATTGCTAAAAGATTTACAAATTGCTAAAAATTTAAAACCTCAGCAAATCACTACTTATCCATTGATGAAATCAAATCTCACTAAAGACAATATAGCCAAAACTTTAGGGGTAAGCTTTGAAGATAATGAGTTTGAATTTTATAAAATAATTGTAGATTTTTTCAAAGATTATGAAAGAAATAATGCTTGGTCTTTTTCTTTGGAAAAAAGTAGTTTTAATGATGAGTATGTAAGCTCTCATCATGAATATTTAGGAGTTGGAAGCGGTGCATTTAGCTTCTTAGATGAAGAACTTTTAATCAATGCTTTTAATTTAAATGATTATTCTAATTTGATTAAAGAAAAACAAAATGCAAACATAGCTAAAGCTAATTTTAGCAAGAAAGAAATTATCAAATATGTATTTTTAACAGAAATGTTTGCAGGAAAAATAGAAATTAATAAATTCAATCAAACACTAAATTGCGATCTTGAAAAAGATCTTTTCATAGAACTTTTAGGACTTAAATTAAGCAAAGCCATTAAAAAAGAAAATGATACATTATATGTGAGTGAATTTGGGCGTTATTTGTTTATGGTTTTAATGAAAGATTTTTATACAGGTATGGATTTAGTGCGTGCTGTATTTAGAGACGATAAGCGTATTAAAAACAAAGATCATATTAGCATTATGCATGAAAATGTTGAACCATTAAATTTTAAAAGTATGGAATTTAAAGGATAA
- the glmM gene encoding phosphoglucosamine mutase has product MKLFGTDGVRGKAGEFLDSFLAMRLAMAAGIYFKDKALTNNILVGKDTRRSGYMIENAIVSGLTSIGYNVIEIGPMPTPAIAFLTEDMRCDAGIMISASHNPYYDNGIKFFDAHGNKLDEQAEAKIEEIYFNDKLIEEAKTTKSQIGQAKRIDDVIGRYIVSIKNSFPKNLTLKSMRVVLDVAHGASYKVAPTVFKELGADVIVINDKPNGLNINENCGALHPLTLAAEVKKFRADVGFAFDGDADRLVVVDEKGEVAHGDSLLGVLALFLKKQGKLKSSVVSTIMSNGALKEFLNKHKIKHETCNVGDKYVLEKLKECDGNFGGEQSGHIIFSDYAKTGDGLVAALQFSALMLSEEKSASEILSQVKPYPQLLHNLKISEKKDLSTLEGLDALKQDLEKKGIASLFRYSGTENLIRLLLEAKDIKILEKQMKDVEKFFMKALNA; this is encoded by the coding sequence ATGAAACTTTTTGGAACTGATGGAGTTAGAGGAAAGGCAGGGGAATTTTTAGATTCATTTTTAGCAATGCGTTTGGCTATGGCTGCTGGAATTTATTTTAAAGACAAAGCTCTTACAAATAATATTTTAGTAGGAAAAGACACAAGAAGAAGTGGTTATATGATAGAAAATGCCATAGTTTCAGGACTAACTTCTATAGGTTATAATGTTATAGAAATAGGACCTATGCCTACTCCTGCAATTGCGTTTTTAACTGAAGATATGCGTTGTGATGCGGGCATTATGATATCAGCTTCGCATAATCCTTACTATGATAATGGGATTAAATTTTTTGATGCACATGGCAATAAATTAGATGAACAAGCAGAAGCTAAGATAGAAGAAATTTACTTTAACGATAAGCTTATAGAAGAAGCTAAAACTACTAAATCACAAATTGGTCAAGCAAAAAGAATTGATGATGTTATTGGTAGATATATCGTTTCTATAAAAAATTCTTTCCCTAAAAATTTGACTTTAAAGTCAATGCGTGTGGTGCTTGATGTGGCTCATGGTGCATCGTATAAGGTTGCTCCAACCGTTTTTAAAGAGCTTGGTGCTGATGTAATTGTAATTAATGATAAACCAAATGGTTTAAATATCAATGAAAATTGTGGAGCTTTACATCCTTTGACTTTAGCAGCAGAAGTGAAAAAATTTAGAGCTGATGTGGGGTTTGCTTTTGATGGAGATGCAGATCGTTTGGTGGTTGTAGATGAAAAAGGTGAAGTAGCTCATGGAGATAGTTTGCTTGGAGTATTGGCTTTGTTTTTGAAAAAACAAGGAAAATTAAAATCAAGCGTAGTAAGCACTATAATGAGTAATGGTGCTTTAAAAGAATTTTTAAACAAACACAAAATTAAACACGAAACTTGCAATGTTGGCGATAAATATGTTTTAGAAAAATTAAAAGAATGTGATGGTAACTTTGGTGGCGAGCAAAGTGGGCATATCATTTTTAGTGATTATGCTAAGACAGGCGATGGTTTGGTGGCTGCATTACAATTTAGTGCTTTAATGCTTAGTGAAGAAAAAAGTGCTAGTGAAATTTTAAGCCAAGTTAAGCCTTATCCTCAACTTTTGCATAATCTTAAAATTTCAGAAAAAAAAGATTTATCTACCCTTGAAGGTTTAGATGCTTTAAAACAAGATTTAGAAAAAAAAGGAATTGCAAGTTTGTTTAGATACTCAGGGACTGAAAATTTAATTCGTTTGTTATTAGAAGCTAAAGATATAAAAATACTAGAAAAACAAATGAAAGATGTGGAAAAATTTTTTATGAAAGCACTTAATGCTTAA
- a CDS encoding multidrug efflux system CmeABC, outer membrane lipoprotein CmeC, with translation MRKILLFIGCLFIVGCSLKPNLKISDVNYTQNLDENISIDKQWWKMFNDSNLDTLVEQALKNNNDLQIAFLNLQKAYEALGISRSDLLPKLDGSASGARSKTSINAPSNKTQDFAYGNDFNLGLNLSYEVDLWGKYRDNYGASKSKLKASEFDYESARLSLISNVVKTYFNISNLSEQEKILEESMQSYQKTYNLKLEHFKLGVIGEYELNQFKAELENSKILLTNTKIQKESNIKALKILTSNNIDDILYNGINYSKIGQYDIKIPQGIGSEILLQRPDIQASLKTLEEKNYLVGVARSAFLPSLSLTGLLGFQSKDLDLLVKNGSGTWGVAGNFMMPIFHWGEIVNNVNIAKLTKDEAFLQYENTLKTAFAEIRLALFNRKSYYENEQNYKNLFIAQSKIYEISTLRYENGVINLADFLQDQRNYLNAKLSYTSSSYELANSIVDVIKAFGGGFNAKENSKENIKAMEENLETNFYNN, from the coding sequence ATGCGTAAAATACTACTCTTTATAGGATGTCTTTTTATAGTAGGTTGTAGTTTAAAACCAAATTTAAAAATTTCTGATGTAAATTACACACAAAATCTAGATGAAAACATAAGCATTGACAAACAATGGTGGAAAATGTTTAACGATTCTAATTTAGATACTTTGGTAGAACAAGCATTAAAAAACAACAATGATTTGCAAATTGCTTTTTTAAATTTACAAAAAGCTTATGAAGCTTTAGGTATATCAAGGAGTGATTTGCTTCCTAAACTTGATGGTAGTGCAAGCGGAGCAAGATCTAAAACAAGTATCAACGCACCAAGCAATAAAACTCAAGACTTTGCATATGGAAATGATTTTAACCTAGGATTGAATTTAAGCTACGAAGTTGATTTATGGGGAAAATATAGAGACAACTATGGAGCGTCTAAATCAAAGCTCAAAGCAAGCGAATTTGATTATGAAAGCGCTAGACTTAGTTTGATTTCTAATGTTGTAAAAACATACTTTAATATATCAAATTTAAGTGAGCAAGAAAAAATTTTAGAAGAAAGTATGCAAAGTTATCAAAAAACTTATAACTTAAAATTAGAACATTTTAAATTAGGAGTTATAGGAGAATACGAGCTTAATCAATTCAAAGCCGAGCTTGAAAATTCTAAAATATTACTCACTAATACCAAAATACAAAAAGAATCAAACATCAAAGCTTTAAAAATACTCACTTCAAACAATATCGATGATATACTTTATAATGGTATAAACTATTCAAAAATTGGACAATATGATATTAAAATACCACAAGGCATAGGGAGTGAAATTTTACTTCAAAGACCTGATATCCAAGCTAGTTTAAAAACTTTAGAAGAAAAAAACTATCTTGTTGGGGTTGCTAGAAGTGCATTTTTACCAAGTCTTTCTTTAACAGGACTTTTAGGCTTTCAAAGCAAAGATTTAGATTTATTAGTCAAAAATGGAAGTGGTACTTGGGGAGTAGCTGGAAATTTTATGATGCCAATTTTTCATTGGGGTGAAATAGTCAATAATGTCAATATAGCAAAACTCACTAAAGATGAAGCATTTTTACAATATGAAAATACTTTAAAAACAGCATTTGCAGAAATCAGACTGGCTTTGTTTAACCGCAAAAGTTATTATGAAAATGAGCAAAATTACAAAAATCTCTTTATAGCTCAAAGCAAAATCTATGAAATTTCTACTTTAAGATATGAAAATGGGGTGATTAATTTAGCTGATTTTTTACAAGATCAAAGAAATTATTTAAACGCAAAACTTTCATATACTAGCTCTTCTTATGAATTAGCAAATTCTATAGTAGATGTGATTAAAGCATTTGGCGGTGGATTTAATGCTAAGGAAAATTCTAAAGAAAACATTAAAGCTATGGAAGAAAATTTAGAAACAAATTTTTATAACAACTAA
- the hemJ gene encoding protoporphyrinogen oxidase HemJ gives MLDFITEWYLWIKMVHYLAFVSWMAGLFYLPRLFVYHAENSNNKGFVDVVKIQERKLYFYIQTPAMIATLISGSLMLHANKVLMVGSGFMHAKLTCVLLLIIYHLQNYYYLRQLQNDVCKKSGKFFRIYNEVPTILFIIIAIMMVIRPF, from the coding sequence ATGTTAGATTTTATAACCGAATGGTATTTATGGATTAAAATGGTGCATTATTTGGCTTTTGTATCTTGGATGGCTGGATTGTTTTATCTGCCAAGACTTTTTGTTTATCATGCAGAAAATAGTAACAATAAAGGTTTTGTAGATGTAGTAAAAATTCAAGAGCGTAAATTGTATTTTTATATACAAACTCCTGCAATGATAGCAACTTTAATCAGCGGTAGCTTAATGCTTCATGCTAATAAAGTTTTGATGGTAGGATCAGGATTTATGCATGCAAAATTAACCTGTGTTTTGCTTTTGATTATTTATCATTTGCAAAATTATTATTATTTAAGACAACTACAAAATGATGTTTGCAAAAAAAGCGGTAAATTTTTTAGAATTTATAATGAAGTTCCGACTATATTGTTTATTATCATTGCGATAATGATGGTTATAAGGCCATTTTGA